A stretch of Brassica rapa cultivar Chiifu-401-42 chromosome A08, CAAS_Brap_v3.01, whole genome shotgun sequence DNA encodes these proteins:
- the LOC103832966 gene encoding uncharacterized protein LOC103832966: MDRSTPEHNSSTSHKRLSVSYLVSLMVLCARHANRLSKKLKPKKRTHNETSRGRWNTMRSPRPKEFLMTLSHKAMTMVGRKNTCYSGGYKPEKKRAGAMEEEEEHGLWQREILMGGKCEPLDFSGVIYYDCNGRQLRDAPPRSPRRTPLPIRS; encoded by the coding sequence ATGGATCGGTCTACGCCGGAACATAACTCCTCCACTTCCCACAAGCGTCTAAGCGTGAGCTACCTAGTCTCTCTAATGGTTCTCTGCGCAAGACACGCCAACCGCCTCTCCAAGAAGCTAAAGCCGAAGAAGCGAACCCACAACGAAACTTCCCGTGGCAGATGGAATACGATGAGATCTCCAAGGCCAAAAGAGTTTCTTATGACTTTGAGCCACAAGGCGATGACGATGGTCGGCCGAAAAAACACATGTTACAGCGGAGGATATAAGCCGGAGAAGAAGAGAGCGGGGGcgatggaggaggaggaagagcatGGGCTCTGGCAGAGGGAGATCTTGATGGGCGGTAAATGTGAGCCGTTGGATTTTTCCGGAGTTATTTATTACGACTGTAACGGACGGCAGTTAAGAGATGCGCCTCCGAGGTCTCCACGTCGCACTCCGTTACCCATCCGTTCTTAA